One region of Paenibacillus polymyxa M1 genomic DNA includes:
- a CDS encoding Ku protein → MHTVWKGAISFGLVHVPVKMFSATEDKDISMRYIHKECGSPLSYVRKCPVCDKEVEWEEIGKGYEYEKGKFVMFDKEELEQVSGQADKNIVILDFVDLQEIDPIYFQKTYYLSPDQAGSNAYKLLMNAMKDTGKIGIAQISIRSKSSLAAIRVLDECLAVETMFYPDEIRPIAQVPNLPGQEEVKEKELTMAKMLIEQLSTPFDAAKYTDQYRERLLDLIQHKVAGEEVRIAPTQPQTNVVDLMAALQASIEAVKPVVTDPGPAAKKRPTRKPAAVTAQQAVAGDALSPTPVKKRRSTTKRKET, encoded by the coding sequence ATGCATACGGTCTGGAAAGGCGCGATCAGCTTCGGGCTGGTTCATGTGCCAGTTAAAATGTTCTCAGCAACTGAGGACAAGGACATTTCCATGCGTTATATTCACAAGGAGTGTGGGAGTCCACTAAGCTATGTACGGAAGTGCCCTGTTTGTGATAAGGAGGTTGAATGGGAGGAAATTGGAAAAGGGTACGAATATGAAAAAGGAAAATTTGTCATGTTCGACAAGGAAGAACTGGAGCAAGTTAGCGGACAAGCCGATAAAAATATCGTAATTTTGGACTTTGTGGATTTACAGGAAATTGATCCGATCTACTTTCAAAAAACGTATTATTTGTCCCCGGATCAGGCTGGCTCGAATGCGTATAAGCTACTCATGAATGCAATGAAAGATACCGGGAAAATCGGGATTGCCCAAATCTCCATCCGCTCAAAAAGTAGTCTGGCAGCCATTCGCGTGCTGGATGAATGCTTGGCGGTGGAGACCATGTTTTATCCGGACGAAATCCGTCCCATTGCTCAAGTTCCCAACTTACCTGGACAGGAGGAGGTTAAAGAGAAAGAGCTGACCATGGCAAAAATGCTGATTGAGCAGCTATCTACCCCTTTTGATGCAGCAAAGTATACGGATCAGTATCGCGAACGTCTGCTGGATCTTATCCAGCATAAAGTGGCTGGTGAAGAGGTGCGAATTGCCCCAACACAGCCTCAGACCAATGTGGTTGACTTAATGGCTGCCCTTCAAGCCAGTATTGAGGCAGTGAAGCCTGTCGTTACCGATCCTGGTCCTGCTGCGAAAAAACGTCCTACGCGTAAACCAGCAGCCGTGACAGCACAGCAGGCTGTGGCAGGCGACGCCCTCTCTCCGACTCCAGTCAAAAAGAGAAGAAGCACCACCAAACGTAAAGAAACTTGA
- a CDS encoding H-type small acid-soluble spore protein, which translates to MNVERAKAIYDSSETIAVQLDGKPIWIEHVDEANGMATVQIGSRPGDTQTVRVDRLEEQ; encoded by the coding sequence ATGAACGTGGAACGAGCAAAAGCCATTTATGATTCATCCGAAACGATTGCCGTCCAATTGGATGGCAAACCGATTTGGATTGAGCATGTAGATGAAGCGAATGGTATGGCAACGGTACAGATCGGCAGCAGACCGGGTGATACACAAACCGTTCGTGTAGATCGATTGGAAGAACAATAG
- a CDS encoding 3-oxoacid CoA-transferase subunit B has product MNNRELIIRRIAQEFKDGEVVNLGIGLPTMAVDYIPENVNIMLQAENGIVGVGPKAAPGKERLDCIDSGGNYVTTVKGACFIDSALSFSIIRGGHVDVTVLGALEVDEKGNLANWMIPGKKVPGMGGAMDLVVGAKRVIVAMEHVNKNGAPKILKQCKLPLTAVNVVKTIVTEKGVIDVIPGKGLMLKEIAPGLSVEDVQMATEAELMVSPHLKTIAV; this is encoded by the coding sequence ATGAATAATAGAGAATTGATTATTAGAAGAATAGCCCAAGAATTCAAAGATGGTGAAGTGGTTAATCTTGGTATTGGATTGCCTACAATGGCGGTGGACTACATCCCCGAAAACGTTAATATTATGCTGCAGGCGGAGAACGGAATCGTCGGCGTTGGCCCCAAAGCAGCTCCGGGAAAAGAAAGACTCGATTGTATCGATTCAGGCGGAAACTACGTTACAACCGTGAAAGGAGCCTGCTTTATTGACAGTGCGCTTTCATTTTCCATCATACGTGGAGGGCATGTGGACGTCACCGTTTTGGGTGCCCTGGAGGTCGATGAAAAAGGCAACCTTGCAAACTGGATGATCCCCGGGAAAAAGGTGCCAGGCATGGGTGGGGCCATGGATTTGGTGGTTGGAGCCAAGAGAGTGATTGTAGCCATGGAGCATGTGAACAAAAATGGGGCGCCGAAAATACTGAAACAATGCAAGCTGCCCCTAACCGCTGTAAATGTGGTAAAGACCATTGTAACCGAAAAAGGTGTCATTGATGTTATACCGGGTAAAGGGCTGATGCTCAAGGAAATTGCTCCAGGTTTGTCGGTGGAAGATGTTCAAATGGCGACAGAGGCTGAGTTGATGGTTTCTCCACATTTAAAGACCATTGCAGTGTAA
- a CDS encoding CoA transferase subunit A produces the protein MNKKVNSAEEAIKKIKDGDTVMVGGFMQGGIPEELVRALVDSNSADNLTIISNDTGTPELSIYRLVKSGRVKRIFASYIGSNPETGRLLMTKEADVQLFPQGTLAEKIRAGGAGLGGILTPVGVGTIVEEGKKKIKIDEREYLLELPLKADVALIRAHKADEAGNLVINGSSRNFNLVMATAAEYVVAQTDEYVKAGEIDPNHINVPGIFVDAIVKVGGDNE, from the coding sequence ATGAATAAAAAAGTAAACTCCGCTGAAGAAGCAATTAAGAAAATTAAAGACGGAGACACGGTGATGGTTGGGGGTTTTATGCAAGGAGGCATTCCGGAGGAGCTGGTGCGTGCGCTTGTCGACTCAAATTCCGCTGATAATCTTACGATCATTTCCAATGACACAGGCACACCGGAATTATCTATTTATAGACTTGTGAAAAGTGGCAGAGTCAAGCGGATTTTTGCATCCTATATCGGCTCCAATCCGGAAACGGGAAGACTCCTGATGACGAAAGAAGCGGATGTTCAACTCTTCCCGCAAGGGACGCTCGCTGAAAAAATACGCGCAGGCGGAGCTGGTTTGGGTGGTATTTTAACCCCCGTAGGTGTAGGCACCATTGTAGAGGAAGGAAAAAAGAAAATCAAAATTGACGAAAGAGAATATCTGCTCGAACTACCGCTCAAAGCCGATGTGGCGCTTATCAGAGCCCATAAAGCTGATGAAGCAGGGAACCTTGTCATCAACGGCTCTTCACGCAACTTCAATTTGGTGATGGCTACCGCAGCCGAGTATGTAGTTGCTCAGACAGACGAATACGTGAAAGCGGGGGAAATCGACCCCAATCATATCAACGTTCCCGGAATATTTGTCGACGCGATTGTAAAGGTGGGTGGAGATAATGAATAA